A window from Plasmodium relictum strain SGS1 genome assembly, chromosome: 7 encodes these proteins:
- a CDS encoding patatin-like phospholipase, putative codes for MKTPEFSLDSLKKKNRKKKKKNLNFEKFSAHYFLKLPIFIILMIAFSLNAFIYLFIRCFIYFFENISFFVVTKYKDFCRYVKKKDHLKENKDEIFYEKNESILKIESLMGTCNNYYDYIKYAYRMDVLTGKIVHINENDDYINIYDVNLLKKTSESIKNNLLNNDILLLLEDIKIATSPRIKAVFQEKYYCKTYSTPHIIVTNFINNILNGLNYIENYVKEQKEKNYNYLYSDEYLLIKKYFKEIFRQWGNTALFLSGGAILGLHHFGVLETFLKASINIDYFNDFIKTSMKKENISKKKKKNISLKRKNNSNKNKNIDVKSDLKMGNLFLKEKKRKNKKEKNYNLTFNRNNPSSTYKKLKFFHNDELNLGESNNTENTQQNECKIKSNIIKNSFNEINEIKNGNSSEKKIKEDTFIKNNKKDNFLSNRENDFVKNFEDNIMPQIICGTSAGSIIAAWICSRTNKELLEEFNIEFIYNIVSCFSSENWFYSFFNIYKKGNFYDIDKIIKIIYNLYGDMTFLEAFIKTNLVLNITVTRAECENNTFSCDEDGHIVLNYMNSPNVLIYTAVLASCSFPYLLQPFKLLEKKYNKENVYRFMSINQISNSKLILNSSSNNTCDNEIPLKEDDEFPNIKTGSINIKYEKKENNLNKVDSANIRNSSYDNYFIPNDTQNSCTVIYEKKDSCCGDVDTYIKEKNNFSKNVSMKNNIRNKFNKSNEDYVYKNKEDKLKGRIDKLNSQSADQIKNINNSNNYMKNEITNTKNVKKVKNTSDSSDLFTNDSKNSMIMKDKKEEYNKISMNEFSRKKILGIENCEDAYEKKGDINLEENKRELKNHFSNENIIKKKNYEKKKRHNEFIDFNEYKNIDLLNEEYTIINSVQFKNMYFHDGSLKSDIPARNLNQILSVNYRIVSQVNPHVFPFTGVRIHGEAGKPVKWRGNYGNWRAGFLMSCMEILFKENMRYILRLMALLDLSPTIRGLNAGSIAMQNYNGDITLHPKRLYLKHFKLISVSNYDDVEWYIQQGRQMTFQKLPLILNRMKIEKKLLKMKKCFF; via the exons ATGAAAACACCGGAATTTAGTTTAGattctttaaaaaagaaaaatagaaaaaaaaaaaaaaaaaacttgaaTTTCGAAAAATTCAGTGCCcattatttcttaaaattaccaatatttataatattaatgattgcattttctttaaatgctttcatatatttatttattagatgttttatatatttttttgaaaacatATCCTTTTTTGTAGTGACCAAGTATAAGGATTTTTGTagatatgtaaaaaaaaaagaccatttgaaagaaaataaagatgaaatattttatgaGAAAAATGAAAGTATTTTAAAGATTGAAAGTTTAATGGGGACTTGCAATAATTATTAcgattatataaaatatgcaTATCGAATGGATGTTCTAACAGGAAAAATTGTacatataaatgaaaatgatgattatataaatatttatgatgtaaacttattaaaaaagacatcagaaagtataaaaaataatttattaaataatgacATTTTACTTCTCCTTGAAGACATTAAAATCGCTACATCCCCTCGAATAAAGGCAGTGTTtcaagaaaaatattattgtaaAACATATTCTACCCCACATATAATAGTcacaaattttattaataatatattaaacgggttaaattatatagaaaattatgtaaaagaacaaaaagaaaaaaactataattatctatattcagatgaatatttattaattaaaaagtattttaaagaaatttttcGGCAGTGGGGGAACACAGCTTTATTTCTAAGTGGTGGTGCCATTTTAGGATTACACCATTTTGGTGTTTTAGAAACTTTCTTAAAGGCCTCTATTAATATAGATTACTTTaatgattttattaaaacaagtatgaaaaaagaaaatatttcaaaaaaaaaaaaaaaaaatatatcccttaaaagaaaaaataattcaaacaaaaataagaatattgATGTGAAAAGTGACTTAAAAATGggcaatttatttttaaaggaaaaaaaaaggaagaataaaaaagaaaaaaattataatcttACATTTAATCGTAATAATCCTTCTTCTACATATAAGAAATTGAAGTTTTTTCATAATGATGAACTAAACTTAGGAGAGAGTAATAATACTGAAAATACTCAACAAAATGAAtgcaaaataaaaagtaatataattaaaaacagtTTCAATGAgattaatgaaataaaaaatggaaatagttctgagaaaaaaattaaggaaGATactttcataaaaaataataagaaagataattttttgaGTAATAGAGAAAATGATTTTGTGAAAAATTTTGAAGATAACATCATGCCTCAAATTATATGTGGAACTTCAGCTGGAAGTATAATTGCAGCATGGATATGTTCAAGaacaaataaagaattattagAGGAATTTAATAttgaatttatttataatattgttTCATGTTTTTCTTCAGAAAATTGGTTTTActccttttttaatatttataaaaaaggtAATTTCTATGATATTGATaagattataaaaattatatataatttatatggtGATATGACATTTCTAGAAGCATTTATTAAAACTAATTTAGTATTAAACATTACTGTTACTAGGGCTGAATGCGAAAATAACACTTTCAGTTGCGATGAAGATGGCCATAttgtattaaattatatgaattcTCCTaatgttttaatatatacaGCTGTATTGGCTAGTTGTTCATTCCCTTATTTATTGCAACCATTTAAATtgttagaaaaaaaatataataaagaaaatgtttATCGCTTTATGTCAATAAATCAAATAAGTAAttcaaaattaatattaaatagcTCTAGTAATAATACATGTGATAATGAAATTCcattaaaagaagatgatGAATTtccaaatataaaaacaggAAGCatcaatataaaatatgaaaaaaaagagaataatttaaataaagttGATTCAGCTAATATAAGAAATAGTAGTtatgataattattttattcctAATGATACACAAAATAGTTGTACtgtaatatatgaaaaaaaagattcatGTTGTGGAGATGTtgatacatatataaaagagaaaaataattttagtaaaaatgtttcaatgaaaaataatataagaaataaattcAATAAATCAAATGAAGACTAtgtgtataaaaataaagaagataaaTTAAAGGGAAGAatagataaattaaattctCAGAGTGCTgatcaaattaaaaatataaataattcaaataactacatgaaaaatgaaatcaccaatacaaaaaatgtaaaaaaagttaaaaatacTTCTGATAGCTCAGATTTGTTCACGAATGATTCCAAAAACTCTATGATAATGAAAGACAAAAAGGAGgaatacaataaaatatCTATGAATGAAttttcaagaaaaaaaatattaggaATTGAAAATTGTGAAGATgcatatgaaaaaaaaggtGACATCAATTTAGaggaaaataaaagagaACTTAAGAATCATTTcagtaatgaaaatataataaagaagaaaaattatgaaaaaaaaaaaagacataatgaatttattgattttaatgaatataaaaatatagatttattaaatgaagaatatacaataataaatagtgttcaatttaaaaatatgtattttcaTGATGGATCATTAAAAAGTGATATACCAGCCCGTAATTTAAATCAAATATTATCTGTCAATTATAGAATTGTTTCACAAGTAAATCCTCATGTATTTCCTTTTACTGGGGTAAGAATTCATGGAGAAGCTGGTAAACCAGTCAAATGGAGAGGGAACTATGGAAATTGGAGAGCTGGTTTTTTAATGTCATGTATGGAAATATTATTCAAAGAAAATATGAGATATATTTTAAGATTAATGGCATTATTAGATCTATCACCAACAATTAGAGGATTAAATGCTGGTTCAATAGCTATGcaa aattatAATGGAGATATAACACTGCATCCGAAAAGgttatatttaaaacattttaaattaataagtGTATCTAATTATGATGATGTAGAATGGTATATACAACAAGGAAGACAAATGACTTTTCAAAAATTACCTTTAATTTTGAACAGAAtgaaaattgaaaaaaaattattaaaaatgaaaaaatgttttttttga
- the TPK gene encoding thiamine pyrophosphokinase, putative: MLRHIYISLLLFSSKMKEKYINITKYGILKVSQNFAKICKKYLSSQSDIKNKKFSYLNFNKKYGTFYHDLDFMKRILSNNNENKQLNEIKNKNGKFITIILNNTLDKYASKIITNSDILICADGGANRLYNFCLKLEKENFVNKKHDLKNRNEENIKLKIETNKNENVENINIEDFSIESMSNLDINISEIEKKNILHKKIKEKSNDKNLKNKGEYTDENISHDKLVNIFAIPVKRNKNDLNSPLKILPDLVCGDFDSIKSEVYNYYRSKSVLFEKCKDQVSTDLDKCIDKIKRYIKENDKIIVLGATGNRFDHTCANISSLYKNNSLNNVYLIGENNFLFLLREGNHNININLNIFEKICGILPIGKKCQVKTEGLKYELDYKYLSFDTLISSSNEVVQNEIKIFNDSPVIWYSQLKDI; the protein is encoded by the coding sequence atgttacgacatatatatatatctttacttcttttttcttcaaaaatGAAAGAGAAGTATATAAACATAACTAAATATGGTATTTTAAAAGTATCACAAAATTTTgcaaaaatatgtaaaaaatacTTATCATCTCAAAGtgacattaaaaataaaaaattttcgtatttaaattttaataaaaaatatgggACATTTTATCACGATCTTGATTTTATGAAACGtattttatcaaataataatgaaaacaaacaattaaatgaaattaaaaataagaatgggaaatttattactattatattaaataatacttTAGATAAATATGCAAGTAAAATAATTACTAACTCAGATATTTTGATTTGTGCTGATGGTGGAGCAAATAGgctatataatttttgtttaaaattagaaaagGAGAACTTTGTGAATAAGAAacatgatttaaaaaataggaATGAAGAAaacattaaattaaaaatagaaacaaataaaaatgaaaatgttgaaaatattaatatagaaGATTTCTCTATAGAAAGTATGAGTAATTTAGATATTAATATATCAgagatagaaaaaaaaaatattttacataaaaaaataaaagaaaaaagcaatgataaaaatttgaaaaataaagGAGAATATACGGACGAAAATATTTCTCATGACAAGTTGGTTAATATATTTGCTATACCAGTaaagagaaataaaaatgatttaaattcTCCTCTTAAAATTTTACCAGATTTAGTATGTGGTGATTTTGATAGTATAAAATCAGAagtttataattattatagaaGTAAATCAGTTTTATTTGAGAAATGTAAAGATCAGGTTAGTACCGACTTAGATAAATgtatagataaaataaaaaggtatattaaagaaaatgataaaataatagtGTTGGGAGCAACAGGAAACAGGTTTGATCATACCTGCGCAAATATCTCATCTctgtataaaaataattctttaaataatgtatatttaataggtgaaaataatttcttatttttattaagagAAGGAAatcataatataaatataaatttaaatatttttgaaaaaatatgtGGAATTTTGCCAATTGGTAAGAAATGTCAAGTTAAAACAGAAGgattaaaatatgaattagattataaatatttaagttTCGACACTTTAATAAGCTCATCAAATGAAGTTGttcaaaatgaaataaaaatttttaatgattCTCCTGTTATATGGTATTCTCAATTAAAAGacatttga